A window of the Alnus glutinosa chromosome 4, dhAlnGlut1.1, whole genome shotgun sequence genome harbors these coding sequences:
- the LOC133865850 gene encoding GCN5-related N-acetyltransferase 10, chloroplastic-like: protein MPHLLANHHSILLPRTPTTTLREGCRRSMLVDCGGSWRNAGQMRGLVVHCSSTTSSSSADQKVGSVGHDHLVNDFGWKVRRLVEKADEMRMVARVQAEAFHVPVALFNDFFFDFFQAEVLSGLAFKLRSSPPNRYACLVAHEAIITNVSDSQKQIVGVVDVTVLRDKNVMVHLPPQAEEYLYISGIAVLKAFRRRKIATVLLKACDVLSTMWGFEYLALRAYEDDLGARKLYASAGYQVVSGDPPWLTTWIGRKRRVLMIKRSNLHS, encoded by the exons ATGCCTCATTTGCTAGCCAACCACCACAGCATTCTTCTCCCACGCACGCCAACAACTACTCTTAGAGAAGGCTGCCGGAGGAGTATGTTGGTGGATTGTGGAGGAAGTTGGAGAAATGCAGGCCAAATGAGAGGTCTTGTGGTGCATTGTAGTTCAACGACCTCGTCGTCATCGGCTGATCAGAAAGTGGGGTCGGTTGGGCATGATCATTTGGTAAATGATTTTGGGTGGAAGGTGAGAAGGTTGGTGGAGAAGGCAGATGAGATGAGGATGGTAGCTCGAGTTCAAGCTGAAGCATTCCATGTTCCTGTTGCTCTTTTCAATGACTTCTTCTTCGACTTCTTTCAG GCTGAAGTGCTTTCTGGGCTAGCATTCAAACTTAGGAGCTCACCTCCTAACag ATACGCTTGTTTGGTCGCTCATGAGGCTATTATCACCAATGTTTCTGATTCACAAAAGCAAATTGTGGGTGTTGTGGATGTCACTGTGTTgagagataaaaatgtaatggtccatctcccacctcaagcAGAAGAGTATCTTTACATCTCTGGTATTGCCGTCTTGAAAGCTTTCAG GAGACGGAAAATAGCGACAGTGTTGCTAAAAGCCTGCGACGTGCTATCTACTATGTGGGGTTTTGAGTATCTTGCCCTTCGGGCTTATGAAGATGATTTGGGAGCACGCAAATTGTATGCAAGTGCAGGCTATCAAGTTGTCTCAGGTGATCCGCCGTGGCTGACTACGTGGATCGGAAGAAAACGACGTGTTCTTATGATTAAACGGTCTAATTTACATTCGTAA